From Pseudomonas sp. stari2, a single genomic window includes:
- a CDS encoding FUSC family protein, with translation MTPLPAPLRWLYSLEWRRGFFDWARSDGVTWVYIFKVLIAAFLTLWLAMRLELPQPRTAMITVFIVMQPQSGQVFAKSFYRFLGTLAGSAMMVTLISLFAQNTELFLGSLAIWVGICSAGAARCRNFRAYGFVLAGYTAAMVGLPALAHPDGAFMAAVWRVLEISLGILCSTLVSAAILPQTASAAMRNALYQRFGVFALFVTDGLRGRSKPESFEASNVRFIAEAVGLEGLRSVTVFEDPHMRRRNGRLSRLNSEFMGVTTRFNALHQLLERLRRNGADHVEAAIKPGLQDLAEVLDGFSGRALTSPDAARLVLALTAYKEGLPTRVRSLRAAFQESDPSDAELLDFHTAYELLYRFVDDLHSYAQTHASLADHSHERERWDEPFTPQTSWWAAAASGIRAAFILVVLGSYWVATAWPSGATMTLIAAATVGLSAATPNPKRMAFQMACGTFLGALIGFVEMFFIFPWIDGFPLLCVMLAPVIVLGSFLTSRPQYAGVGLGLLIFFSTGSVPDNLTIYNPYTFINDYIAMVMGMLVCAAAGAIILPPNSRWLWQRLEQDLRGQVVYAISGKLKGLASSFESRTRDLMHQAYGLAAGQPLVQKNLLRWMFVVLEVGHAIIELRKEQAILPVHPAYAESQPWRQAIRVMGRSLVRLFLQPNSSNLERALVAVDHAISRVAATDEPFAPHFDTSALRRVKSYLHFIRTSLLDPQSPLAAYAIAKPEGLAHAS, from the coding sequence ATGACTCCCTTGCCCGCACCTTTGCGCTGGCTCTACTCCCTGGAATGGCGCCGGGGCTTTTTCGACTGGGCGCGCAGCGACGGCGTGACCTGGGTCTACATCTTCAAGGTGTTGATTGCCGCATTCCTGACCCTGTGGCTGGCGATGCGCCTGGAACTGCCGCAACCGCGCACGGCGATGATCACCGTGTTCATCGTCATGCAGCCGCAGAGCGGTCAGGTGTTCGCCAAGAGCTTCTATCGTTTCCTCGGCACCCTGGCCGGGTCGGCGATGATGGTCACGCTGATTTCGCTATTCGCCCAGAACACTGAACTGTTCCTCGGCTCGCTGGCGATCTGGGTCGGTATCTGCTCGGCCGGCGCCGCCCGTTGCCGCAACTTCCGCGCCTACGGTTTTGTGCTGGCCGGGTATACGGCGGCGATGGTCGGCCTGCCGGCGCTCGCCCATCCCGATGGCGCGTTCATGGCAGCGGTGTGGCGGGTGCTGGAGATTTCGCTGGGGATTCTCTGCTCGACGCTGGTCAGCGCCGCGATCCTGCCGCAAACCGCCAGCGCGGCGATGCGCAACGCCTTGTATCAGCGCTTCGGCGTGTTCGCCCTGTTCGTCACCGACGGCTTGCGCGGGCGCAGCAAACCGGAGTCGTTCGAGGCCAGCAACGTGCGCTTTATCGCCGAAGCGGTGGGGCTGGAAGGGCTGCGCAGCGTGACCGTGTTCGAAGACCCGCACATGCGTCGGCGCAACGGTCGCCTCAGTCGCCTGAACAGCGAGTTCATGGGCGTCACCACCCGTTTCAACGCCTTGCATCAGTTGCTCGAACGCTTGCGCCGCAACGGTGCCGATCATGTGGAAGCGGCGATCAAACCGGGTCTGCAGGATCTGGCCGAAGTACTCGACGGTTTCAGCGGTCGCGCCCTGACCAGCCCGGATGCGGCGCGTCTGGTGCTGGCGCTGACGGCTTACAAGGAAGGCTTGCCGACGCGGGTGCGCAGTCTGCGGGCGGCCTTCCAAGAGAGCGATCCGAGCGACGCCGAGCTGCTGGATTTCCACACGGCGTATGAACTGCTTTATCGCTTCGTCGATGACCTGCACAGTTATGCACAGACCCACGCTTCGCTGGCCGATCACAGCCACGAACGCGAGCGCTGGGACGAGCCGTTCACCCCGCAGACCAGTTGGTGGGCCGCAGCGGCTTCGGGGATTCGTGCCGCGTTCATTCTGGTCGTGCTCGGCAGTTACTGGGTCGCCACCGCGTGGCCGAGCGGTGCGACCATGACCCTGATCGCTGCCGCCACCGTGGGCCTTTCCGCCGCCACGCCGAACCCGAAACGCATGGCGTTTCAAATGGCGTGCGGCACGTTCCTCGGGGCGTTGATCGGCTTCGTCGAAATGTTTTTCATCTTCCCGTGGATCGATGGTTTCCCGCTGCTGTGCGTGATGCTTGCGCCGGTGATCGTGCTCGGCTCGTTCCTCACTTCGCGGCCGCAATACGCCGGTGTCGGTCTTGGCTTGCTGATCTTTTTCAGCACCGGTTCGGTGCCGGACAACCTGACCATCTACAACCCCTACACCTTCATCAACGACTACATCGCCATGGTCATGGGCATGCTGGTCTGCGCGGCGGCGGGGGCGATCATTCTGCCGCCGAACAGCCGCTGGTTGTGGCAGCGTCTGGAACAGGATTTGCGCGGGCAAGTGGTTTACGCGATCAGCGGCAAACTCAAGGGGTTGGCGTCGAGTTTCGAAAGCCGTACCCGCGACTTGATGCATCAGGCTTACGGTCTGGCGGCCGGTCAGCCGCTGGTGCAGAAAAACCTGCTGCGCTGGATGTTCGTGGTGCTGGAAGTCGGCCACGCGATCATCGAGCTGCGCAAGGAACAGGCGATCCTGCCGGTGCATCCGGCCTATGCCGAATCGCAGCCATGGCGCCAGGCAATCCGGGTCATGGGGCGCTCGCTGGTGCGCCTGTTCCTGCAACCGAATTCGAGCAATCTGGAACGTGCGCTGGTGGCGGTCGATCACGCGATCAGCCGGGTCGCCGCCACTGACGAACCGTTCGCGCCGCACTTCGATACCTCGGCCCTGCGGCGGGTGAAAAGCTACCTGCACTTCATCCGCACCTCATTGCTCGACCCGCAATCGCCCCTTGCTGCCTACGCCATCGCCAAGCCCGAAGGACTTGCCCATGCCTCGTGA
- a CDS encoding DUF1656 domain-containing protein, producing the protein MPREIAFHGVYMPTMTLMFFIAAALAWALDRFLSGFDLYRFFWHPALLRLSLFTCLFGAMALTVYR; encoded by the coding sequence ATGCCTCGTGAAATCGCCTTCCACGGCGTGTACATGCCGACCATGACCCTGATGTTTTTCATCGCCGCGGCACTGGCCTGGGCGCTGGATCGGTTCTTGTCCGGGTTCGATCTGTACCGCTTCTTCTGGCACCCGGCGCTGCTGCGCCTGAGCCTGTTTACCTGTCTGTTCGGCGCGATGGCGCTGACTGTCTACCGTTGA
- a CDS encoding HlyD family secretion protein, producing MKKFFSLLATLLVLALALWIGRTLWEHYMNTPWTRDGRVRADIINVAADVTGEVVDVPVRDNQLVKKGDLLMQIDPEHYRLAVKQAQSLVASRKATWEMRKVNAHRRADLDNLVISKENRDDASNIADSALADYQQAQAQLEAAELNLKRTEVRAAVDGYVTNLNVHRGDYARIGEAKMAVVDMNSFWVYGFFEETKLPHVRVGDKADMQLMSGEVLKGHVESISRGIYDRDNPESRELIADVNPTFNWVRLAQRVPVRIHIDEVPEGVLLAAGITCTVVVKQETVE from the coding sequence ATGAAAAAGTTTTTCAGCCTGCTCGCGACCCTGCTGGTGCTGGCCCTGGCGCTGTGGATCGGCCGCACGTTGTGGGAGCACTACATGAACACCCCGTGGACCCGCGACGGTCGGGTGCGCGCCGATATCATCAACGTCGCCGCCGACGTCACCGGTGAAGTGGTGGATGTGCCGGTACGCGACAACCAGTTGGTGAAGAAAGGTGATCTGCTGATGCAGATCGACCCCGAGCATTACCGCCTCGCGGTGAAACAGGCGCAGTCACTGGTGGCTTCGCGCAAGGCCACCTGGGAGATGCGCAAGGTCAACGCCCATCGCCGCGCCGACCTCGACAATCTGGTGATCTCCAAGGAAAACCGCGACGACGCCAGCAACATCGCCGACTCCGCACTGGCCGATTACCAACAGGCCCAGGCGCAACTGGAAGCCGCTGAACTCAACCTCAAACGCACCGAAGTGCGGGCGGCGGTGGACGGCTACGTGACCAACCTCAACGTTCATCGCGGCGACTACGCCCGTATCGGCGAAGCGAAAATGGCCGTGGTCGACATGAATTCTTTTTGGGTCTACGGATTTTTCGAAGAAACCAAACTGCCTCACGTGCGGGTCGGTGATAAAGCTGACATGCAGCTGATGAGCGGCGAAGTCCTTAAGGGCCACGTGGAGAGCATTTCCCGCGGCATCTACGACCGTGACAACCCGGAAAGCCGCGAGCTGATCGCCGACGTGAACCCGACGTTCAACTGGGTGCGCCTGGCGCAACGGGTGCCGGTGCGGATTCACATCGATGAAGTGCCGGAGGGTGTGCTGCTGGCGGCGGGGATTACCTGCACCGTTGTTGTGAAACAGGAAACTGTCGAGTAA
- a CDS encoding nuclear transport factor 2 family protein, with protein sequence MTDYTDYFDEVIQAHEAIERWFAVEEEEAALERLLTRFSPRFSMVTPLGRVLDFEALRALFQMAGGKKSGFRIELDELQGIALHEHGATVSYREQQTDASELHTDRRSTVVFEKTESGRVIWRHLHETFYQD encoded by the coding sequence ATGACTGACTACACCGACTACTTTGACGAAGTGATCCAGGCCCACGAGGCCATCGAACGATGGTTTGCGGTGGAGGAAGAAGAAGCTGCGCTGGAACGATTGCTGACACGTTTTTCGCCACGGTTTTCCATGGTGACGCCGCTGGGACGTGTGCTGGATTTCGAGGCGTTGCGTGCGCTGTTTCAAATGGCGGGCGGGAAGAAGAGCGGGTTCAGGATCGAACTCGACGAGCTTCAAGGGATTGCCTTGCATGAACACGGTGCAACGGTGAGTTACCGCGAGCAGCAGACCGACGCAAGTGAATTGCACACGGATCGGCGTTCAACCGTGGTGTTTGAAAAAACCGAATCCGGACGGGTGATCTGGCGGCATCTGCATGAGACGTTTTACCAAGACTGA
- a CDS encoding MFS transporter → MAYRSKVALVYLLGFALDLLNMFAASIAYPDIAAQLQASVTQLAWITNAYMLGLTLIIPMSVWLAARIGERRLILGSLLMFGIASGLVAQASSIESLIGWRLLQGLGGGLLLPVGQALAYREFPATQRAHFTGVVLLVALMVPALSPAAGGLIVEALSWRWIFYLNLPVALLAFGLGLLWLKADQITSERPALDARGLLLAVSTLSLLLMAVSLASAPETRRLAGGVLLLSAITLWIYLRDGWDKPGAVLDLQLIKNPSLRLAMLIYLFVPGIFTGTNMIAVLYLHDLGFGAAHTGALMLSWAAASGVAIMLGKRSFNRIGPKPLLIAGMLLQCLGIVVLMQIDQPASSPLILAYALMGLGGSLCSVTAQTLAFVGITPDKMGHSSALWNINRQLGFCLGAALLSSLLGALGPNGFKYCFLAAALLTLLPMVAVLRFDSTKVFALLNSPPLQETST, encoded by the coding sequence ATGGCCTATCGCTCGAAAGTCGCGCTGGTGTATCTGTTGGGGTTCGCCCTCGACCTGCTGAACATGTTCGCCGCCAGCATTGCCTACCCGGACATTGCCGCGCAATTGCAGGCCTCGGTGACGCAACTGGCGTGGATCACCAACGCCTACATGCTCGGGCTGACGCTGATCATTCCGATGAGCGTGTGGCTGGCGGCAAGGATCGGCGAGCGGCGGCTGATCCTCGGTTCGTTGCTGATGTTCGGGATCGCCTCCGGGCTCGTCGCTCAGGCGAGTTCGATTGAAAGCCTGATCGGCTGGCGACTGCTGCAAGGACTGGGTGGCGGGTTGTTGCTGCCGGTCGGTCAGGCGCTGGCTTATCGAGAGTTTCCAGCGACACAGCGCGCGCATTTCACTGGTGTGGTTTTGCTGGTAGCGCTGATGGTGCCGGCCCTGTCACCGGCGGCGGGCGGTTTGATCGTAGAAGCGTTGTCGTGGCGCTGGATTTTCTACCTGAACCTGCCGGTGGCGCTCTTGGCTTTCGGATTGGGCCTGCTCTGGTTGAAAGCGGATCAAATAACGAGCGAACGCCCGGCACTGGACGCACGTGGCCTTCTGTTGGCCGTGTCGACCCTGAGTCTGTTGTTGATGGCCGTCAGTCTGGCGAGCGCCCCCGAAACCCGTCGACTCGCGGGCGGTGTCCTTTTGCTCAGCGCCATAACCCTGTGGATATACCTGCGTGATGGCTGGGACAAACCCGGGGCGGTCCTTGACCTGCAACTCATCAAGAACCCCTCGTTACGCCTGGCGATGCTGATCTATCTGTTCGTGCCCGGCATCTTTACCGGCACCAACATGATCGCCGTGTTGTATCTGCACGATCTCGGTTTCGGTGCAGCACACACCGGAGCGCTGATGCTGTCCTGGGCGGCGGCTTCAGGCGTGGCGATCATGTTGGGCAAACGCAGCTTCAACCGGATCGGCCCCAAGCCGTTGCTGATCGCCGGGATGCTGCTGCAATGCCTGGGCATTGTCGTGCTGATGCAGATCGACCAACCCGCCAGCAGCCCGTTGATCCTTGCCTATGCCCTGATGGGACTGGGCGGCAGTCTGTGCAGCGTCACCGCGCAGACCCTGGCGTTTGTCGGCATCACGCCAGACAAAATGGGCCACTCCAGCGCCCTGTGGAACATCAACCGTCAGCTCGGTTTCTGCCTCGGCGCGGCGCTGCTCAGCTCATTGCTGGGCGCACTGGGCCCCAACGGTTTCAAATACTGCTTTCTCGCCGCCGCGTTGCTGACGCTGTTGCCGATGGTCGCCGTGCTGCGTTTTGACTCCACGAAAGTGTTCGCCCTGCTGAACTCACCTCCCCTTCAGGAAACATCCACATGA
- a CDS encoding LysR substrate-binding domain-containing protein — translation MVSLDRFDTFKAVVEAGSLTAAADTLGQTRAVVSFNLKRLEEELGVTLLTRNTRQLALTDAGERFYRRCLRTLDEARLAIEEARSEHSQLKGTLRITTTVEFALAQVVPALEVFRQQQPQLNIHLSTSSTHADLISERFDMAIRLGRMHDSNLRAVRLSTFEVFAVAAPGLVERFSPVNTLAVLESMPTLGHGRVPEMTVNDPAGTEHIYQSKPGTTAIVADNSATLRAFALTGQGVAILPQWLIQEDLDAGRLQRLLPDFRFAQQGVYALYPDTRHLPLKVRAFIDFMKGWG, via the coding sequence ATGGTCAGTCTGGATCGATTCGATACCTTCAAAGCCGTGGTCGAGGCTGGCTCGCTGACCGCCGCCGCCGATACGCTGGGGCAGACGCGGGCGGTAGTGAGCTTCAACCTCAAGCGGCTGGAAGAAGAGCTGGGCGTCACCTTGCTCACACGCAATACCCGACAACTGGCCCTGACCGATGCTGGTGAGCGTTTTTACCGACGCTGTCTGCGCACGCTGGACGAAGCGCGGCTGGCCATCGAGGAAGCACGTTCGGAGCACTCGCAGCTCAAGGGCACATTGCGCATCACCACGACCGTGGAGTTCGCGCTGGCTCAAGTGGTGCCGGCGCTGGAAGTGTTTCGACAACAGCAGCCGCAACTGAACATTCACTTGTCCACGTCCTCGACCCACGCCGATCTGATCTCCGAACGCTTTGACATGGCGATCCGCCTGGGACGCATGCACGACTCCAATCTTCGCGCGGTGCGGTTGTCGACGTTCGAAGTGTTTGCCGTGGCGGCGCCGGGGTTGGTTGAGCGATTTTCGCCGGTCAACACGCTGGCGGTGCTGGAGTCGATGCCAACGCTGGGACATGGGCGTGTGCCGGAAATGACGGTCAACGACCCGGCCGGCACCGAGCATATCTACCAGTCAAAACCGGGAACCACCGCTATCGTCGCCGACAATTCCGCGACCCTGCGTGCGTTTGCACTGACCGGGCAAGGCGTGGCAATTCTGCCGCAGTGGTTGATTCAGGAAGACCTGGACGCCGGGCGGTTACAGCGCTTGTTGCCGGATTTCCGCTTCGCCCAACAAGGCGTGTATGCGCTGTATCCGGACACCCGGCACCTGCCGCTGAAGGTGCGGGCGTTCATTGATTTCATGAAAGGGTGGGGCTGA
- a CDS encoding SDR family oxidoreductase, producing the protein MPVALITGCSSGIGRALADEFKSAGFEVWASARKAEDVAALAAAGFTAVQLDVNDNAALEQLAERINQQHGGLDVLINNAGYGAMGPLLDGGVAAMQRQFETNVFSIVGVTRVLFPVLRRAKGLVVNVGSVSGVLVTPFAGAYCASKAAVHALSDALRMELAPFGIRVMEVQPGAIQSSFAKNAGHEAEQLINEQSPWFPLREGIRARAKASQDKPTPASDFAAELLKAVQQSKPPRLIRIGNGSRALPLLATLLPKGLLESTLMKRFGLRGQL; encoded by the coding sequence ATGCCCGTTGCGTTGATTACCGGTTGTTCCAGCGGCATCGGCCGCGCTCTTGCAGATGAGTTCAAGTCGGCTGGCTTTGAGGTCTGGGCCAGTGCGCGCAAGGCTGAAGACGTCGCGGCACTCGCCGCTGCCGGGTTCACGGCCGTGCAGCTCGACGTCAATGACAACGCAGCGCTGGAGCAACTCGCCGAGCGTATCAACCAGCAACACGGCGGCCTCGACGTGCTGATCAACAATGCCGGTTACGGCGCCATGGGCCCGCTGCTCGACGGCGGCGTGGCGGCCATGCAGCGCCAGTTCGAAACCAACGTGTTTTCGATTGTCGGCGTGACCCGTGTGCTGTTCCCGGTACTGCGCCGGGCCAAAGGTCTGGTGGTGAACGTCGGCAGTGTTTCCGGAGTACTCGTCACGCCGTTCGCCGGTGCCTATTGCGCGTCGAAAGCGGCGGTGCATGCGTTGAGCGATGCCTTGCGCATGGAGCTGGCACCGTTCGGGATTCGCGTGATGGAAGTGCAGCCGGGGGCGATTCAATCGAGCTTCGCCAAGAATGCCGGGCATGAAGCCGAACAACTGATCAACGAACAATCGCCGTGGTTTCCACTGCGCGAAGGCATCCGGGCGCGGGCCAAGGCGTCCCAGGACAAACCAACGCCGGCCAGCGACTTTGCCGCCGAGTTGCTCAAGGCTGTGCAGCAAAGCAAGCCGCCACGGCTGATCCGCATCGGCAATGGCAGCCGGGCGTTGCCGTTGCTGGCGACGCTGTTGCCGAAAGGGTTGTTGGAATCGACGTTGATGAAGCGCTTCGGCTTGCGTGGGCAACTCTGA
- a CDS encoding multidrug transporter → MFIGVLLVITWLILLLRYPAKALPVSMAAAVGLGLVAMWVVWLDNREIKQLARLELRITYAPEKCPADRPLQLKMNNGNDVPLTELRWRIAAYAPGDTVNLADNQYAAPRYRGPGELQAGGNWEDCLPMPPLRPGYRPQTLEFRAERLQGSFSD, encoded by the coding sequence ATGTTCATCGGTGTCTTGCTGGTCATCACCTGGCTGATCCTGCTGTTGCGCTATCCGGCCAAGGCCTTGCCGGTGTCCATGGCGGCCGCGGTCGGCCTCGGGCTGGTGGCGATGTGGGTGGTGTGGCTGGACAACCGCGAGATAAAACAACTGGCGCGGCTTGAGTTGCGCATCACGTACGCACCTGAGAAATGCCCGGCGGATCGCCCGTTGCAGCTGAAGATGAACAATGGCAACGACGTGCCTTTGACCGAACTGCGCTGGCGCATCGCAGCGTACGCGCCGGGCGACACGGTGAATCTGGCCGACAATCAATACGCCGCCCCACGCTATCGCGGCCCCGGCGAACTGCAGGCAGGCGGCAATTGGGAGGACTGCTTGCCGATGCCGCCGCTGCGTCCCGGTTATCGCCCGCAAACCCTGGAGTTTCGCGCCGAGCGATTGCAGGGTAGTTTCTCCGACTGA
- a CDS encoding mannose-1-phosphate guanylyltransferase/mannose-6-phosphate isomerase: MIPVILSGGSGSRLWPLSRKQFPKQFLALTGEHTLFQQTLERLVFEGMDTPIVVCNKDHRFIVNEQLANLNLETQRILMEPFGRNTAPAVALTAMMLVNEGRDELMLVLPADHVLEDQKALQRALALATVAAENGEMVLFGVPATKPETGYGYIKSTGDSLLPEGVSRVSHFVEKPDVKRATEYVESGGYYWNSGMFLFRASRFLEELKKHDPDIYDTCLLTLERSTQDPDTITLDEATFACCPDNSIDYSVMEKTQRACVVPLTAGWSDVGCWSSLWEVNEKDANGNVSKGDVVIQDSKNCMIHGNGKLVSVIGLENIVVVETKDAMMIAHKDKVQGVKQMVNTLNEQGRSETQNHCEVYRPWGSYDSVDMGGRFQVKHISVKPGACLSLQMHHHRAEHWIVVSGTAEVTCDENVFLLTENQSTYIPIASVHRLRNPGKIPLEIIEVQSGSYLGEDDIERFEDIYGRSTPIERGVSVKTIAQ, from the coding sequence ATGATTCCGGTGATCTTGTCAGGTGGTAGCGGTTCACGTCTTTGGCCGCTTTCGCGCAAGCAGTTTCCCAAGCAATTCCTCGCTCTTACCGGCGAACACACGCTGTTCCAGCAAACCCTCGAGCGTCTGGTGTTCGAAGGCATGGACACCCCGATCGTGGTCTGCAACAAGGATCACCGCTTTATCGTCAACGAACAGTTGGCCAACCTCAATCTCGAAACCCAGCGGATCCTGATGGAACCGTTCGGTCGCAACACCGCACCGGCCGTGGCGCTGACCGCGATGATGCTGGTCAATGAAGGTCGCGACGAATTGATGCTGGTACTGCCGGCCGACCACGTTCTCGAAGACCAGAAAGCCCTGCAACGTGCGCTGGCCCTGGCCACCGTGGCGGCAGAAAACGGCGAGATGGTGCTGTTCGGCGTGCCCGCCACCAAACCGGAAACCGGTTACGGCTACATCAAGTCCACTGGCGATTCGCTGTTGCCGGAAGGCGTCAGCCGCGTCTCGCACTTCGTGGAAAAACCCGACGTCAAACGCGCCACCGAATACGTCGAGTCCGGCGGTTACTACTGGAACAGCGGCATGTTCCTGTTTCGCGCCAGCCGCTTCCTCGAAGAGCTGAAAAAACACGATCCGGACATCTACGACACCTGCCTGCTGACCCTCGAGCGCAGCACTCAGGACCCGGACACCATCACCCTCGACGAAGCTACCTTCGCCTGCTGCCCGGACAACTCCATCGACTATTCCGTGATGGAAAAAACCCAGCGCGCCTGCGTGGTGCCGCTGACTGCCGGCTGGAGCGATGTCGGTTGCTGGTCGTCGCTGTGGGAAGTCAACGAGAAGGACGCCAATGGCAACGTCAGCAAAGGCGATGTGGTCATCCAGGACAGCAAGAACTGCATGATCCACGGCAACGGCAAACTGGTGTCGGTGATCGGTCTGGAAAACATCGTCGTGGTCGAAACCAAGGACGCCATGATGATTGCCCACAAGGACAAGGTCCAAGGCGTCAAGCAGATGGTCAACACCCTCAACGAGCAGGGCCGCAGCGAAACCCAGAACCACTGCGAGGTCTACCGTCCGTGGGGCTCTTACGACTCGGTGGACATGGGCGGCCGCTTCCAGGTCAAGCACATCTCGGTCAAACCGGGCGCATGCCTGTCGCTGCAGATGCACCACCACCGCGCCGAACACTGGATCGTGGTCAGCGGCACCGCCGAAGTGACCTGCGACGAGAACGTGTTTCTGCTCACTGAAAACCAGTCGACCTACATCCCGATCGCCTCGGTCCATCGCCTGCGCAATCCGGGCAAGATCCCGCTGGAAATCATCGAAGTGCAGTCGGGTTCGTACCTGGGTGAAGACGATATCGAGCGCTTCGAAGATATCTACGGTCGCTCGACCCCGATCGAACGCGGCGTGTCGGTGAAAACCATCGCGCAGTGA